One Pseudomonas tolaasii NCPPB 2192 genomic window carries:
- a CDS encoding FecR family protein: protein MIDRHARDEAAQWFARLQDAGLSPEERQRFDAWRAESPEHQYEFDVLQGLWSATDLLPKARLQALCEAPTERPKRRSLLRYAVAASVLAVGVGLGLFSGLDHPKPYSAEFSTRLGEHRQVALPDGSVMDINSRSIVAVHFEKGRRGVELKQGEAMFSVEHDTSRPFVVAAGAGQVTVTGTRFDVRRDDDQTRVVVEAGTVKVQGRAADQSVTLTAGRGTHVDALGQVAAAYAVNTDELTAWRSGKLVFNNASLGEVAREVSRYREQPLRVSSAAVRDLRLTSVFKANDTDALLKALPHILPVAVRALPDGSQEIISR from the coding sequence ATGATCGATCGCCATGCCCGCGATGAAGCCGCGCAATGGTTCGCACGCTTGCAAGACGCCGGGTTGAGCCCCGAGGAGCGCCAGCGCTTCGACGCGTGGCGCGCCGAAAGCCCTGAACATCAATACGAATTCGATGTATTGCAAGGGCTGTGGAGCGCCACCGACCTGTTGCCCAAGGCGCGTTTGCAGGCCTTGTGCGAGGCGCCGACCGAACGCCCAAAACGCCGCAGCTTGTTGCGTTATGCGGTGGCCGCGAGCGTGTTGGCCGTCGGCGTGGGGCTGGGGCTGTTCAGCGGGCTCGATCATCCAAAACCCTACAGCGCCGAGTTCAGCACGCGTTTGGGCGAGCATCGCCAAGTGGCATTGCCCGACGGCTCGGTGATGGATATCAACAGCCGCAGCATCGTCGCCGTGCACTTTGAAAAAGGCCGGCGCGGTGTGGAGCTTAAGCAGGGCGAAGCGATGTTCAGCGTCGAACACGACACCAGTCGCCCGTTTGTGGTGGCGGCCGGGGCAGGGCAGGTGACGGTGACCGGCACCCGTTTTGACGTGCGCCGCGACGACGACCAGACCCGCGTGGTGGTCGAGGCCGGCACGGTCAAGGTGCAAGGGCGTGCAGCGGACCAGAGTGTGACGCTGACGGCGGGGCGCGGGACGCATGTCGATGCGCTCGGGCAAGTGGCCGCCGCCTATGCGGTGAACACCGATGAGCTGACGGCCTGGCGCAGCGGCAAGCTGGTGTTCAATAACGCCAGCCTGGGCGAAGTGGCGCGGGAGGTTTCGCGCTATCGCGAGCAGCCTTTGCGCGTCAGTTCGGCGGCGGTGCGCGACCTGCGCCTGACCAGCGTGTTCAAGGCCAATGACACCGACGCCTTGCTCAAGGCCTTGCCACACATACTGCCGGTGGCCGTGCGCGCCTTGCCGGATGGCAGTCAGGAAATTATTTCACGCTGA
- a CDS encoding sigma-70 family RNA polymerase sigma factor, producing MIPQPPRRTGFFEHYEELIGTWTRRLRNRQQAEDLAHDTFVRVLESRSSDVEQPRAYLHQTARNIAVDAYRREDRREALALETFDQSSPHSGDPEHYMHAIQLADSVERALAELPLNCRKIFIWQKIEGLTQQEIAVRLGLSKNMVEKYMIRTLRHLRDRLDAMAP from the coding sequence ATGATTCCTCAGCCGCCCCGCAGAACAGGCTTTTTCGAGCATTACGAAGAGTTGATCGGAACCTGGACGCGCCGCCTGAGAAACCGTCAGCAGGCCGAAGACCTGGCCCACGACACCTTTGTGCGGGTGCTTGAATCCCGTTCCTCGGACGTCGAGCAACCGCGCGCGTACCTGCATCAAACTGCGCGCAACATTGCGGTGGATGCTTATCGCCGTGAAGACCGCCGTGAGGCGCTGGCGCTGGAAACCTTTGATCAGAGCTCGCCCCACAGTGGCGACCCGGAGCATTACATGCACGCGATCCAGCTGGCGGACTCCGTGGAGCGGGCCTTGGCCGAGCTGCCGCTCAACTGTCGCAAGATTTTCATCTGGCAGAAAATCGAAGGCCTCACCCAGCAGGAAATCGCGGTGCGCCTGGGGTTGTCAAAAAACATGGTGGAAAAGTATATGATCCGCACCTTGCGGCATCTGCGTGACCGCCTGGATGCGATGGCCCCATGA
- a CDS encoding glucose 1-dehydrogenase — MQISLQQQVALVTGASSGIGAGAARALAEAGAAVVLNYNSQAAPAEALAAQINANGGRAIAIGGDVSKEADVERLFAQALDAFGHLDILVANSGLQKDANLVDMTLDDWNTVIGVNLTGQFLCARAAVRIFNRQGVREGVSRAAGKIIHMSSVHQVIPWAGHVNYAASKGGVEMLMRTLAQEVSEQRIRINGIAPGAIRTAINRAATEGAAEKELLKLIPYGRVGDVEDVANAVVWLASDASDYVVGSTLFIDGGMSLYPEFRGNG, encoded by the coding sequence ATGCAGATCTCGTTACAGCAACAAGTGGCCCTGGTCACTGGCGCCAGCTCCGGCATCGGCGCAGGTGCGGCCAGGGCTCTGGCCGAGGCCGGTGCGGCCGTGGTCCTCAACTACAACTCCCAGGCCGCACCGGCCGAGGCTTTGGCGGCGCAGATCAACGCCAATGGCGGCCGGGCGATTGCCATCGGCGGTGACGTGTCCAAAGAAGCCGACGTTGAACGCCTGTTCGCCCAAGCCCTCGACGCCTTCGGCCACCTGGACATCCTCGTGGCCAATTCCGGTCTGCAGAAAGACGCCAATCTGGTCGACATGACCCTGGACGACTGGAACACCGTGATCGGCGTCAACCTCACCGGGCAGTTCCTGTGCGCCCGCGCCGCCGTGCGAATTTTCAATCGCCAGGGCGTGCGCGAGGGCGTATCGCGGGCGGCGGGCAAAATCATCCACATGAGTTCGGTGCACCAGGTCATCCCCTGGGCCGGGCACGTGAATTACGCCGCGTCCAAAGGCGGCGTGGAAATGCTGATGCGCACCCTCGCCCAGGAGGTCAGCGAGCAACGCATCCGCATCAATGGCATTGCGCCGGGAGCGATTCGCACGGCGATCAACCGCGCGGCCACCGAAGGCGCGGCGGAAAAAGAACTGCTCAAATTGATTCCCTATGGTCGCGTGGGCGACGTGGAAGACGTGGCCAACGCCGTGGTGTGGCTGGCCAGCGACGCCTCCGACTATGTCGTGGGCAGCACCCTGTTCATTGATGGCGGCATGAGCCTTTATCCGGAGTTCCGTGGCAATGGTTGA
- a CDS encoding glycoside hydrolase family 15 protein, protein MVDFKNEPQSAIDAHGIIGDMRSVALINDKGSIDFFCWPEFDSPSVFCSLLDTPDAGVFQLTPDLPNARREQIYLPDTNVLQTRWLSDEAVVEITDLLVISEEIDDLPLLVRRVRVVSGKATLHLRCAVRHDYARAPTRASEADGKVLFSADGQPGLRLASSHPLQIEDNAAIATFTLNQEEGAEFVLGGEDDERVDSGCTDLVLAHTLKFWRGWIAQSNYRGRWREMVNRSALALKLLTSRKHGAIIAAATFGLPETPGGERNWDYRYTWIRDASFTVYAFMRLGFVDEANAYMRWLKGRVSDCCGQPTKINILYGIDGRQKLPETELDHFSGHGGAKPVRIGNEAFDQIQLDIYGELMDAVYLVNKYGEAISHEGWKHTVEVADQVCEIWNTKDVGIWEMRGEEHHFLHSRLMCWVALDRAIRLASKRSLPAPFARWDQTRQAIYADIWSNFWNEERGHFVQHIGSTALDGSMLLMPLVRFVAATDPRWLSTLEAIQKSLVRDGMVYRYRNDDSQIDGLQGTEGAFAACSFWYVECLARAGQVEKAHLEFEQLLRYANPLGLYAEEFDSQARHLGNTPQALSHLALISAATFLDRKLSGEKTTWQP, encoded by the coding sequence ATGGTTGATTTCAAGAACGAACCCCAAAGCGCCATCGATGCCCACGGCATCATCGGCGACATGCGCAGCGTGGCACTGATCAACGACAAGGGCAGCATCGACTTTTTCTGCTGGCCGGAATTCGACAGCCCGTCGGTCTTCTGCTCCCTGCTCGACACCCCGGACGCCGGTGTTTTCCAGCTCACCCCCGACCTGCCCAACGCCCGTCGCGAGCAGATTTACCTGCCCGACACCAACGTGTTGCAAACCCGTTGGCTCAGTGATGAAGCCGTGGTGGAGATCACCGACCTGCTGGTGATCAGCGAGGAAATCGATGACTTGCCGCTGCTGGTACGCCGCGTGCGCGTGGTCAGCGGCAAGGCCACCCTCCACCTGCGCTGCGCCGTGCGCCATGACTATGCCCGCGCGCCAACCCGCGCCAGCGAGGCCGATGGCAAAGTGCTTTTCAGCGCTGACGGTCAGCCCGGCCTGCGCCTGGCGAGCAGCCACCCGCTGCAGATCGAAGACAACGCTGCCATCGCCACCTTCACGCTTAACCAGGAAGAAGGCGCCGAATTCGTGCTGGGCGGTGAGGACGACGAGCGCGTCGACAGCGGCTGCACCGATCTGGTCCTGGCACACACGTTGAAATTCTGGCGCGGCTGGATCGCCCAATCCAACTATCGCGGGCGCTGGCGCGAAATGGTCAACCGCTCGGCGCTGGCCCTGAAGCTTCTAACTTCACGCAAACACGGCGCGATCATCGCCGCCGCCACCTTCGGCCTGCCGGAAACACCCGGCGGCGAACGCAATTGGGACTACCGCTACACCTGGATCCGCGACGCCTCGTTCACCGTCTATGCCTTCATGCGCCTGGGCTTTGTCGACGAGGCCAACGCCTATATGCGCTGGCTCAAGGGCCGGGTCAGTGATTGCTGCGGGCAGCCGACCAAAATCAATATTCTCTATGGCATTGACGGCCGCCAGAAACTGCCGGAAACCGAGCTCGACCACTTCAGCGGCCATGGCGGCGCCAAACCGGTGCGCATCGGCAATGAAGCCTTCGACCAGATCCAGCTGGATATCTATGGCGAGCTGATGGACGCGGTGTACCTGGTCAATAAATATGGCGAAGCCATCTCCCACGAAGGCTGGAAGCACACCGTGGAAGTCGCCGATCAGGTGTGTGAAATCTGGAATACCAAGGACGTGGGTATCTGGGAAATGCGCGGCGAAGAACATCACTTCCTGCACTCGCGCCTGATGTGCTGGGTGGCGTTGGACCGTGCCATCCGCCTGGCCTCCAAGCGCTCGCTGCCCGCGCCGTTCGCACGTTGGGACCAGACGCGCCAGGCGATCTACGCCGACATCTGGAGCAACTTCTGGAACGAAGAACGCGGGCATTTTGTGCAGCACATCGGCAGCACCGCGCTGGACGGTTCGATGTTGCTGATGCCACTGGTGCGGTTCGTCGCCGCCACCGACCCGCGCTGGTTGTCGACACTCGAAGCCATCCAGAAAAGCCTGGTGCGCGACGGCATGGTCTACCGCTACCGCAACGACGACAGCCAGATCGATGGCCTGCAAGGCACCGAAGGCGCGTTTGCCGCGTGCTCGTTCTGGTACGTCGAATGCCTGGCCCGCGCCGGACAAGTGGAAAAGGCTCACCTGGAATTCGAACAACTGCTGCGCTACGCCAACCCGCTGGGCCTGTACGCCGAAGAATTCGACAGCCAGGCACGCCATCTGGGCAACACGCCGCAGGCACTGAGCCATTTGGCGCTGATCAGCGCGGCGACCTTTCTGGACCGCAAACTCAGTGGGGAGAAGACCACCTGGCAACCTTGA
- a CDS encoding alpha/beta fold hydrolase — MTPTAPLLHVQTPMLTVAYEAHGPADGAPVILLHGFPYDPRGYDEIAPVLAERGYRVLVPYLRGYGPTRFINAQVMRSGQQAALAKDLLDFMDALAIPQATLAGFDWGGRAACIVAALWPQRVRGLVTGDGYNIQNIAKSLKPRAPETEHRLWYQFYFHTQRGVDGLTANRREFCELLWKLWSPTWAEGPSLYGKTAPSFDNPDFVEVVIHSYRHRFMYAPGDPALDPIEQALALQPPISVPSISLCGADDGVGPAPVEDDDVDNFTGVYRRQVLAGVGHNVFQEAPQVTLEALFELLAYDTGEKRSR; from the coding sequence ATGACCCCGACCGCCCCGCTGCTGCACGTCCAGACGCCCATGCTTACTGTGGCCTATGAAGCCCACGGCCCCGCCGACGGTGCGCCGGTGATTCTGCTGCATGGTTTTCCGTATGACCCGCGCGGTTACGATGAGATCGCCCCGGTGCTGGCCGAGCGCGGCTACCGGGTGTTGGTGCCGTATTTGCGTGGCTATGGACCAACGCGTTTTATCAATGCGCAGGTGATGCGCTCCGGCCAACAGGCGGCGCTGGCCAAGGACTTGCTGGATTTCATGGATGCGTTGGCCATTCCCCAGGCCACACTGGCGGGGTTTGACTGGGGGGGCCGGGCGGCGTGCATTGTCGCCGCGTTGTGGCCGCAGCGTGTACGCGGGCTGGTGACCGGCGATGGCTACAACATTCAAAACATCGCCAAGTCGCTGAAACCCCGGGCGCCGGAGACGGAACACCGGCTGTGGTATCAGTTCTATTTTCATACCCAGCGCGGTGTGGACGGCTTGACGGCCAATCGCCGCGAATTCTGCGAACTGCTGTGGAAGCTGTGGTCGCCCACCTGGGCCGAAGGGCCAAGCCTTTATGGCAAGACCGCCCCCTCGTTCGATAACCCGGACTTTGTCGAGGTGGTGATTCACTCCTACCGCCACCGTTTCATGTACGCACCCGGCGACCCGGCGCTGGACCCCATCGAACAGGCCCTCGCGCTGCAACCGCCGATTTCGGTGCCGAGCATTTCCTTGTGCGGCGCCGATGACGGCGTGGGCCCGGCGCCGGTCGAGGATGACGATGTGGATAATTTCACCGGTGTCTATCGGCGCCAGGTACTGGCGGGCGTGGGTCACAACGTGTTTCAGGAAGCGCCGCAAGTGACCCTTGAAGCGCTGTTTGAACTGCTCGCTTACGACACCGGCGAAAAGCGTTCGCGGTAA
- a CDS encoding GlxA family transcriptional regulator, giving the protein MSRIIHVLAFENAQVLDVTGPLQVFASTNDLFRQRGLPLPYAASVIAAQSVPVKTSAGLALVAEPLPAVHKPCDTLVVAGGWGVYGAAEDPALVEWVRGKAQHTRRMASVCTGAFLLAASGLLDGCRVATHWTRCEELARKFPALTVEPNPIFIRQGTVWTSAGVTAGIDLCLAMVEDDLGRAVALEVARHLVVFLKRPGGQSQFSVALSLQKGDSRFADLHAWMAENLTLDLNIPTLAAKACMSERSFVRHYRAETGQTPARAVELIRVETARRQLAESTASIKRIAVQCGFGCEETLRRSFLRALAVTPQAYRERFSPVS; this is encoded by the coding sequence ATGTCTCGAATCATCCACGTACTCGCTTTTGAAAACGCCCAGGTGCTGGACGTGACCGGGCCGTTGCAGGTCTTCGCCTCCACCAATGATCTGTTTCGCCAGCGTGGCCTGCCGTTGCCGTATGCCGCCTCGGTGATTGCCGCCCAGTCAGTGCCAGTGAAGACTTCCGCCGGGCTGGCGCTGGTCGCCGAGCCGTTGCCCGCCGTCCACAAACCCTGCGACACGTTGGTGGTCGCCGGCGGCTGGGGTGTGTATGGCGCCGCTGAAGATCCGGCGCTGGTGGAATGGGTTCGCGGCAAAGCCCAGCACACCCGGCGCATGGCCTCGGTCTGCACCGGCGCCTTTTTGCTGGCGGCCAGCGGTTTGCTCGACGGTTGCCGTGTGGCCACTCACTGGACGCGCTGTGAAGAGCTGGCGCGCAAGTTTCCCGCACTGACGGTGGAGCCCAACCCGATTTTCATACGGCAAGGCACGGTATGGACCTCCGCCGGCGTCACGGCCGGCATCGACCTGTGCCTGGCGATGGTGGAGGACGACCTGGGCCGCGCGGTGGCACTGGAAGTGGCGCGGCATCTGGTGGTGTTCCTCAAGCGCCCGGGCGGGCAGTCGCAATTCAGCGTGGCGCTGTCTCTGCAGAAGGGCGACAGCCGCTTCGCCGATCTGCACGCCTGGATGGCGGAAAACCTGACCCTGGACCTCAACATCCCGACCCTCGCCGCCAAGGCCTGCATGAGCGAGCGCAGTTTCGTGCGCCACTACCGTGCCGAAACCGGCCAGACCCCGGCGCGTGCCGTGGAGTTGATTCGCGTTGAAACCGCGCGCCGCCAGTTGGCGGAGAGCACTGCGTCGATCAAGCGCATTGCCGTGCAATGCGGTTTTGGCTGTGAAGAAACCCTGCGCCGCAGCTTTTTGCGCGCCTTGGCGGTGACACCTCAGGCTTACCGCGAACGCTTTTCGCCGGTGTCGTAA
- the inhA gene encoding isonitrile hydratase gives MTLQIGFLVFPGIQQLDLTGPYDVMGSLPDVKLHLVWKDLEPVTSSTGLAFTPTTTFADCPRLDVICVPGGAGVGALMEDPATLDFLKTQANTARYVTSVCTGSLVLGAAGLLRGRKATTHWAYHDLLAPLGAIPVQARVVRDGNLLTGGGITAGIDFALTLAAELYSEAAAQLVQLQIEYAPAPPFDSGSPDTAPKHVLEEAQKRTAESRRVRGEIVARAAARLG, from the coding sequence ATGACCTTGCAGATCGGTTTTCTGGTATTCCCCGGCATCCAGCAACTGGACCTCACTGGCCCCTATGACGTGATGGGCTCACTGCCGGACGTGAAACTGCACCTGGTGTGGAAGGACCTGGAACCGGTCACGTCCAGCACCGGGCTCGCATTTACCCCAACCACCACCTTTGCCGACTGCCCGCGCCTGGATGTGATCTGTGTGCCCGGCGGTGCAGGTGTCGGCGCGTTGATGGAAGACCCGGCCACCCTCGACTTTCTCAAGACCCAGGCCAACACCGCGCGATACGTGACCTCGGTGTGCACCGGTTCGCTGGTGCTTGGCGCCGCAGGGTTGCTGCGCGGGCGCAAAGCCACGACGCACTGGGCCTACCACGACCTGCTCGCCCCACTCGGCGCGATCCCGGTACAAGCCCGGGTGGTACGTGACGGCAACCTGTTGACGGGGGGCGGCATCACGGCCGGCATCGATTTCGCCCTGACCCTGGCGGCCGAGCTGTACAGCGAAGCAGCGGCGCAACTGGTGCAACTGCAGATCGAATACGCGCCCGCGCCGCCATTCGATTCGGGCAGCCCGGACACTGCACCCAAACATGTGCTGGAAGAAGCGCAAAAGCGCACGGCGGAATCGCGCCGGGTGCGTGGCGAGATCGTCGCACGGGCGGCTGCGCGGCTGGGTTGA
- a CDS encoding undecaprenyl-phosphate glucose phosphotransferase: MREKSSVDSLFLTRAGFVEFFVVFVKLIHGLTAILPPLVLVLFIDPMDPELRSHFLGLLLFFAVLTIILFHAMGIYSEELFSNRLRLRTKTVAWSAAFCILLFMYQILQFFPQLTPRNLVVWYVASLGLLCVERLVMLRLYRNLMRKGKYLQRTVILGFTDTAVHVADHLQRNGDIRSGLIGFIDDRTERIPKELSNLPLLGNTRDLEKLIRAEQVNQVMICLPWAAEQRIHGLVNRLRQMSVNVMLVPDMAALRYGHSKITDVGGILMFNTSQLPLRGWSPVIKRFEDLLLASFALVALSPVMLATALAIKLDSKGPVLFRQNRYGYNDNEIRVFKFRSMFTEQSDFTAAQQTTRQDPRITRVGRIIRKTSIDELPQLFNVLLGNMSMVGPRPHATATKAAGIPFEVAVSEYSSRHRVKPGITGWAQINGYRGETDTLFKIQKRVEYDLEYISKWSVWFDLYIVFMTVPAVLSTKEVY; the protein is encoded by the coding sequence ATGCGAGAGAAGTCGTCAGTCGATAGCCTGTTCCTGACCCGCGCCGGTTTTGTTGAATTCTTTGTTGTTTTCGTCAAGTTGATCCACGGTCTGACGGCCATTCTGCCGCCGTTGGTGCTGGTGCTGTTTATCGACCCGATGGACCCCGAGCTGCGCTCTCACTTTCTCGGGCTGCTGCTGTTTTTTGCGGTCCTGACCATCATTCTGTTTCACGCCATGGGCATCTATTCCGAAGAGCTGTTCAGCAACCGCCTGCGCCTGCGCACGAAAACCGTGGCCTGGTCTGCAGCGTTTTGCATCTTGCTGTTCATGTACCAGATTCTGCAGTTTTTCCCCCAACTGACGCCGCGCAACCTGGTGGTGTGGTACGTCGCCAGCCTGGGCTTGCTGTGCGTCGAACGCCTGGTGATGCTGCGCCTGTACCGCAACCTGATGCGCAAGGGCAAATACCTGCAACGCACGGTAATCCTGGGCTTCACCGACACCGCCGTGCACGTCGCCGACCACCTGCAACGCAACGGCGATATCCGCTCCGGGCTGATCGGTTTTATCGACGACCGCACCGAACGCATTCCCAAGGAACTGAGCAACCTGCCGCTGTTGGGCAACACCCGTGACCTGGAAAAACTGATCCGCGCCGAGCAGGTCAACCAGGTGATGATCTGCCTGCCGTGGGCGGCCGAGCAGCGCATTCACGGGCTGGTCAACCGCCTGCGGCAAATGTCGGTGAACGTGATGCTGGTGCCCGACATGGCCGCCCTGCGCTACGGCCACAGCAAGATTACCGACGTGGGCGGCATTCTGATGTTCAACACCTCGCAGTTGCCGCTGCGCGGCTGGTCGCCGGTGATCAAGCGTTTTGAAGATTTGCTGCTGGCAAGCTTCGCCCTGGTGGCGCTGTCGCCGGTAATGCTGGCGACGGCCCTTGCAATCAAGCTCGACTCCAAGGGCCCGGTGCTGTTTCGCCAGAACCGCTACGGCTACAACGACAATGAAATTCGCGTGTTCAAGTTCCGCTCGATGTTCACTGAGCAAAGCGACTTCACTGCCGCGCAACAGACTACCCGCCAGGACCCGCGCATCACCCGTGTGGGCCGCATCATCCGCAAAACCAGCATCGACGAGCTGCCGCAGTTGTTCAACGTGCTGCTGGGCAACATGTCCATGGTCGGCCCGCGCCCCCACGCCACGGCCACCAAGGCGGCGGGCATTCCATTTGAGGTGGCGGTGAGCGAATACAGCTCGCGGCACCGGGTCAAGCCGGGCATTACCGGCTGGGCGCAAATCAATGGGTACCGGGGCGAAACCGACACCCTGTTCAAGATCCAGAAACGTGTCGAGTACGACCTGGAGTACATCTCCAAATGGTCGGTGTGGTTTGACTTGTACATCGTCTTCATGACGGTCCCGGCCGTCCTTTCCACCAAGGAAGTCTATTGA
- a CDS encoding mannose-1-phosphate guanylyltransferase/mannose-6-phosphate isomerase, translated as MNTLNGLIPCIISGGSGTRLWPVSRQNMPKPFMRMRDGQSLLQKTFQRAAKLPGVESVLTVTNRDLLFRTLDDYRGVNKAHLPLDLLLEPFGRNTAAAIAVAALHVQEHFGDAAQLLVMPADHLILNEVAFAQAVNEARDLAEAGYLVTFGIQPDHPETGFGYIEKGEALGTGNRVKRFVEKPDLATAQAYLDGGKHLWNAGMFCFKASTLVEELATHAPDVLTAARAALEHSQSLQNKTSRQRELDSEAFGSAPDISIDVALMEKSKQVAVVPCDIGWSDIGSWEALRQLTPSDAHGNQVNGEAILHDVHNCYIDSPKRVLGAVGVRDLIIVDTPDALLIADANRSQDVRYIVAELKRQNHPAFSLHRTVTRPWGTYTVLEESSRFKIKRIVVKPQASLSLQMHHHRSEHWVVVSGAAQITNGDREFLINANESTYIPAGHKHRLTNPGIIDLVMIEVQSGEYLGEDDIVRFDDIYGRAPAEVKK; from the coding sequence ATGAATACCCTCAACGGATTAATTCCCTGCATCATTTCCGGTGGGTCGGGCACGCGGCTGTGGCCGGTGTCCCGGCAGAATATGCCCAAGCCGTTCATGCGCATGCGTGACGGCCAGAGCCTGCTGCAGAAAACCTTCCAGCGCGCCGCCAAACTGCCAGGCGTTGAAAGCGTGCTCACGGTGACCAATCGCGACCTGCTGTTTCGCACCCTTGACGACTACCGTGGCGTCAACAAGGCCCACCTGCCGCTGGACCTGTTGCTCGAACCGTTCGGCCGCAACACCGCCGCCGCCATCGCGGTGGCGGCGCTGCACGTGCAGGAACACTTTGGCGACGCGGCCCAGTTGCTGGTGATGCCCGCCGACCATTTGATTCTCAATGAAGTGGCCTTCGCCCAGGCCGTCAACGAAGCCCGAGACCTGGCCGAGGCCGGTTACCTGGTGACCTTCGGCATCCAGCCCGACCACCCGGAAACCGGCTTTGGCTATATCGAAAAAGGCGAAGCACTGGGCACCGGCAACCGGGTCAAGCGCTTTGTGGAGAAGCCCGACCTGGCCACCGCCCAGGCCTACCTCGACGGCGGCAAACACCTGTGGAACGCCGGCATGTTCTGTTTCAAGGCCAGCACCCTGGTCGAAGAACTCGCCACCCACGCGCCCGACGTGCTGACCGCCGCCAGGGCCGCGCTGGAACACAGCCAGAGCCTGCAAAACAAAACCTCGCGCCAGCGTGAACTGGACTCGGAAGCCTTCGGCAGCGCGCCGGACATTTCCATCGACGTGGCGCTGATGGAAAAATCCAAACAAGTGGCCGTGGTGCCCTGCGACATCGGCTGGAGCGACATCGGCTCGTGGGAAGCCCTGCGCCAGCTCACCCCGAGCGACGCCCATGGCAACCAGGTCAATGGCGAAGCGATTTTGCATGACGTGCACAACTGCTACATCGACTCGCCCAAGCGCGTGCTCGGCGCCGTTGGTGTGCGGGATTTGATCATCGTCGACACCCCCGACGCCCTGCTGATCGCCGACGCCAACCGCAGCCAGGACGTGCGCTACATCGTGGCCGAGCTCAAGCGCCAGAACCATCCGGCGTTCAGCCTGCACCGCACCGTCACCCGGCCATGGGGCACCTACACCGTGCTGGAGGAAAGCAGCCGGTTCAAGATCAAGCGCATCGTGGTCAAGCCGCAGGCGTCGCTGTCGTTGCAGATGCACCACCACCGCAGCGAGCACTGGGTGGTGGTCAGCGGCGCCGCGCAAATCACCAATGGCGACCGCGAGTTTTTGATCAACGCCAACGAGTCCACTTACATTCCTGCCGGGCACAAACACCGTCTGACCAACCCCGGCATTATCGACCTGGTGATGATCGAGGTGCAGAGCGGCGAGTACCTGGGTGAAGACGACATCGTGCGCTTTGATGACATCTACGGGCGCGCGCCTGCCGAAGTGAAGAAGTGA
- a CDS encoding glycosyltransferase family 2 protein, whose translation MRTSLIIPTRNASSHLARLLPALKMQTLQPDETLVVDSASSDDTVARFRAFGARVEVIDARDFNHGGTRRWASEQVGGDALIVMTQDAIPAAPETFANLLDELQQDPLNGVAYGRQLPHPGAGVLGAQSRHFNYPDQSRSKSLADAPELGIKTCFSSDSFSVYRRSALQAVGGFPADVIGSEDAYVAARMLLEGYKVRYAASARVYHSHDYRLMDEFHRYFDIGVFYGREPWIRQAFGDAGGEGKRYVLAELAALRAAGALHRVPEVLVRSAFKLLGYRLGHLERRLPVALKRRISMFPGYWR comes from the coding sequence ATGCGCACCTCGTTGATCATCCCGACCCGCAACGCGTCCAGCCACCTGGCACGGCTTCTGCCGGCGCTGAAGATGCAGACACTGCAGCCGGACGAAACGCTGGTGGTCGACAGCGCCTCCAGCGACGACACCGTGGCGCGCTTTCGCGCGTTCGGCGCCCGGGTCGAAGTGATCGACGCCCGCGACTTCAACCACGGCGGCACGCGGCGCTGGGCCAGCGAGCAAGTGGGTGGCGACGCGTTGATCGTGATGACCCAGGACGCGATCCCGGCAGCCCCCGAGACCTTCGCCAACCTGCTCGACGAACTGCAGCAAGACCCACTCAACGGCGTGGCCTACGGCCGCCAACTGCCGCACCCCGGCGCCGGGGTGCTGGGCGCGCAGTCGCGGCACTTCAATTACCCGGACCAGAGCCGCAGCAAAAGCCTGGCCGACGCGCCGGAACTGGGGATCAAGACCTGTTTCAGCTCCGACTCGTTTTCGGTCTACCGACGCAGCGCATTGCAAGCCGTCGGCGGCTTTCCCGCCGATGTGATCGGCAGCGAAGACGCCTACGTGGCCGCGCGCATGCTGCTTGAGGGCTACAAGGTGCGCTACGCCGCCTCGGCGCGGGTGTACCACTCCCACGATTACCGCCTCATGGATGAGTTTCACCGCTACTTCGACATTGGCGTGTTCTACGGCCGCGAACCGTGGATCCGCCAGGCTTTTGGCGATGCCGGCGGTGAAGGTAAACGCTATGTACTGGCCGAGCTCGCAGCATTGCGCGCAGCCGGTGCATTGCACCGCGTACCCGAAGTCCTGGTGCGCAGCGCGTTCAAGTTGCTCGGCTACCGGCTGGGCCATCTTGAACGCCGCCTCCCCGTCGCCCTCAAGCGGCGCATCAGCATGTTCCCCGGTTATTGGAGGTGA